The following coding sequences are from one Thermostaphylospora chromogena window:
- a CDS encoding aldehyde dehydrogenase family protein: protein MDVRPFWLAGRPAMGEAELPVTNSHDGRVVGIASVPTGDQVEQAVAAAAAVRGRAAALPIHVRAEALAHVSRRIAERAEEFARLIMEENGKPLLWARGEVGRAVSTFRFAAEEARRFGGEVQRLDTDPAAQGRLAYISRVPYGPVLAITPFNFPLNLVAHKVAPAIAVGAPVVVKPAPATPLSALLLGELLAETGLPEGMFSVLPVPNDRAAALVEDPRLPVVSFTGSAPVGYAIADRVPRKRVTLELGGNAAAVVLADADLDHAASRVALFSNYQAGQSCIAVQRVIVEDAVYDAFVERLLPAVRALVTGDPADEKTQVGPMVSEEAAERVERWVADAVAAGARVLAGGGRSGATVEPTVLADVPRDALVYREEVFGPVMVLERVAGVDEAFAAVNDSAYGLQAGVFTRSLDIAFRANRELEVGGVIIGDVPSYRADQMPYGGVKDSGVGREGLRSAMADYTYEKVMVLTGLTL, encoded by the coding sequence ATGGACGTACGACCCTTCTGGCTCGCCGGCCGCCCCGCGATGGGCGAGGCGGAGCTCCCCGTGACCAACTCCCACGACGGCAGGGTCGTCGGTATCGCCTCCGTGCCAACCGGCGACCAGGTCGAACAGGCCGTCGCCGCCGCTGCGGCGGTGCGCGGGCGAGCCGCCGCACTGCCGATCCACGTACGCGCCGAGGCGCTGGCTCACGTGTCACGGCGCATCGCCGAGCGGGCGGAGGAGTTCGCCAGGCTCATCATGGAGGAGAACGGCAAGCCGCTCCTGTGGGCCCGAGGCGAGGTGGGCCGGGCGGTGTCGACGTTCCGCTTCGCGGCCGAGGAGGCGCGGCGCTTCGGCGGTGAGGTCCAGCGCCTGGACACCGATCCCGCCGCGCAGGGACGGCTCGCCTACATCTCGCGGGTGCCCTACGGTCCCGTGCTGGCGATCACCCCGTTCAACTTCCCGCTCAACCTGGTCGCGCACAAGGTGGCCCCGGCCATCGCCGTGGGTGCGCCGGTCGTCGTCAAGCCCGCGCCCGCGACGCCGCTCTCGGCGCTCCTGCTGGGCGAGCTGCTGGCCGAGACCGGGCTGCCGGAGGGGATGTTCTCCGTGCTCCCCGTGCCCAACGACCGCGCCGCCGCGCTCGTGGAGGACCCGCGGCTGCCGGTGGTCTCCTTCACCGGCTCGGCGCCCGTCGGCTACGCCATCGCCGACCGTGTGCCGCGTAAGCGCGTCACGCTGGAGCTGGGCGGGAACGCCGCGGCGGTGGTGCTCGCCGACGCCGACCTCGACCACGCGGCCTCCCGGGTGGCGCTGTTCTCCAACTACCAGGCGGGCCAGAGCTGCATCGCCGTCCAGCGGGTCATCGTCGAGGACGCGGTGTACGACGCGTTCGTGGAGCGCCTGCTGCCCGCCGTACGCGCGCTCGTCACCGGCGATCCGGCGGACGAGAAGACCCAGGTCGGGCCGATGGTCTCCGAGGAGGCCGCCGAGCGCGTGGAGCGGTGGGTGGCCGACGCCGTCGCCGCCGGAGCGCGCGTGCTGGCCGGAGGCGGGCGCAGCGGCGCGACCGTCGAGCCGACCGTCCTCGCCGACGTGCCGCGGGACGCGCTGGTCTACCGTGAGGAGGTCTTCGGGCCGGTCATGGTGCTGGAGCGGGTCGCCGGTGTGGACGAGGCGTTCGCCGCGGTCAACGATTCGGCCTACGGCCTGCAGGCGGGCGTCTTCACCCGCTCGCTCGACATCGCCTTCCGAGCCAACCGGGAACTGGAGGTGGGCGGCGTGATCATCGGTGACGTGCCGTCCTACCGGGCCGACCAGATGCCCTACGGCGGGGTCAAGGACTCCGGCGTCGGCCGTGAAGGACTGCGTTCGGCGATGGCCGACTACACCTACGAGAAGGTGATGGTGCTCACCGGCCTGACGCTCTGA
- a CDS encoding trypsin-like serine peptidase, with translation MTTTLTVLAVLVLTAAPATAGSSGDVGMHDVVARAGALSVVEQQRVLDYWTPRRMAAAVPAGLLGPSGRLARWLGAATGALAGSGVLGSVLAPRPGGGPEPGGGRKALAGRDGEQDGPGTGPETRREREARTTGSGPASGSAGRPAARSTGTRWPAGGAVTRTTGRVFLTMNGVDLVCSASTVRSANRDLVVTAGHCVKDGTGNWAQNWVFVPGYHEGDRPYGVFTARRMFVAAPWSRAADDTHDIGMVALNTSGGRHVADVVGTQEIAFGETGVTHAYGFGFPTDPPYDGERLVYCAGRLKPDPYTGHTQGMGCDMTAGASGGPWLARFDDAAGRGTIVSVSSFKYVGDGHTMYGPYFGRSARELYRRAERA, from the coding sequence ATGACGACGACACTCACGGTGCTCGCGGTCCTCGTGCTCACCGCCGCCCCGGCCACCGCGGGCTCCTCCGGCGACGTCGGCATGCACGACGTCGTGGCCCGGGCCGGGGCGCTCAGCGTCGTCGAACAGCAACGCGTCCTGGATTACTGGACGCCCCGGCGCATGGCCGCGGCCGTCCCCGCCGGGCTGCTCGGCCCGTCCGGACGGCTGGCCCGGTGGCTCGGCGCCGCCACCGGCGCCCTCGCCGGAAGCGGCGTCCTCGGCTCCGTGCTCGCGCCCCGCCCGGGCGGCGGACCGGAGCCGGGAGGCGGTCGGAAGGCCCTGGCCGGGCGGGACGGTGAACAGGACGGGCCCGGGACGGGGCCGGAGACGCGGCGCGAGAGGGAGGCGCGTACCACGGGTTCCGGCCCCGCCTCGGGCTCGGCGGGCCGTCCGGCCGCCCGCTCCACCGGCACCCGCTGGCCCGCGGGCGGGGCCGTGACCCGCACCACCGGGCGGGTCTTCCTCACCATGAACGGCGTCGACCTCGTCTGCTCGGCCAGCACCGTGCGCAGCGCCAACCGCGATCTGGTGGTCACCGCGGGCCACTGCGTCAAGGACGGCACGGGCAACTGGGCGCAGAACTGGGTGTTCGTGCCCGGCTACCACGAAGGCGACCGGCCGTACGGCGTGTTCACCGCCCGGCGCATGTTCGTCGCCGCCCCGTGGTCGCGCGCCGCCGACGACACCCACGACATCGGCATGGTCGCGCTGAACACCTCCGGCGGGCGGCACGTCGCCGACGTCGTGGGCACGCAGGAGATCGCCTTCGGCGAGACCGGCGTCACCCACGCCTACGGCTTCGGGTTCCCCACCGACCCGCCCTATGACGGGGAACGGCTGGTCTACTGCGCGGGCCGGTTGAAGCCCGACCCCTACACCGGCCACACCCAGGGCATGGGCTGCGACATGACGGCGGGCGCGAGCGGCGGCCCGTGGCTGGCGCGCTTCGACGACGCCGCCGGCCGCGGCACGATCGTCTCGGTCAGCAGCTTCAAGTACGTCGGCGACGGCCACACGATGTACGGCCCCTATTTCGGCCGCTCCGCCCGGGAGCTCTACCGCAGGGCGGAGCGCGCGTGA
- a CDS encoding trypsin-like serine peptidase: protein MPVVTLIAASAALAGGPAYGARQAEPAATAATDRARVADPIRWRGAETSTEQRRIRNYWSAARMESARSMDRLSDWGRRQGIRLNLSLGAPARTGTPTTIAPTMPKAATAGTARVPNSPGLRWIDGGAVVRTVGRVFFTFQGRAASCSGTAVTSANRSVVMTAGHCVQMNGVFHDNWVFVPGYDRGRQPFGTWVATRLITTPQWSVREDINHDVAAAVVAPVNGRRLTEVVGGQGIAFNQPRRQQMYSFGYPAGAPFDGERLIYCSGRAIDDTVSTRDLGLRCNMTGGSSGGPWLLAFNEATGLGVQNSVNSFKYNFAPDFMFGPFFGREAQAVYQAAASIGAT, encoded by the coding sequence GTGCCCGTAGTCACTCTGATCGCGGCGAGCGCCGCGCTCGCCGGCGGACCCGCGTACGGCGCCCGGCAGGCGGAGCCGGCCGCGACCGCCGCGACCGACCGGGCGCGCGTGGCGGACCCCATCAGGTGGCGCGGAGCGGAGACCAGCACCGAGCAGCGCAGGATCCGGAACTACTGGAGCGCGGCGCGGATGGAGAGCGCCCGCTCCATGGACCGGCTGTCCGACTGGGGAAGGAGGCAGGGCATCCGGCTGAATCTGTCCCTGGGCGCCCCGGCCCGCACCGGTACGCCCACCACGATCGCCCCCACCATGCCGAAGGCGGCCACCGCGGGGACCGCCAGAGTGCCGAACTCCCCCGGACTGCGCTGGATCGACGGCGGCGCCGTCGTCCGCACCGTCGGCCGCGTCTTCTTCACCTTCCAGGGACGCGCCGCCTCCTGCTCGGGCACCGCGGTCACCAGCGCCAACCGCAGCGTCGTGATGACGGCCGGCCACTGCGTGCAGATGAACGGCGTCTTCCACGACAACTGGGTCTTCGTGCCCGGCTACGACCGGGGGCGGCAGCCGTTCGGCACCTGGGTGGCCACCCGGCTGATCACCACCCCGCAGTGGAGCGTCCGCGAGGACATCAACCACGATGTGGCCGCCGCCGTCGTCGCCCCGGTGAACGGCAGGCGGCTCACCGAGGTCGTGGGCGGCCAGGGCATCGCGTTCAACCAGCCGCGGCGCCAGCAGATGTACTCCTTCGGCTACCCCGCGGGAGCCCCCTTCGACGGGGAGCGGCTCATCTACTGCTCGGGACGCGCCATCGACGACACCGTGTCCACCCGGGACCTCGGCCTGCGCTGCAACATGACCGGCGGGTCGAGCGGCGGCCCGTGGCTGCTGGCCTTCAACGAGGCGACCGGCCTGGGGGTCCAGAACTCGGTCAACAGCTTCAAGTACAACTTCGCCCCCGATTTCATGTTCGGCCCCTTCTTCGGCCGGGAGGCGCAGGCGGTCTACCAGGCGGCGGCCTCGATCGGAGCGACCTGA
- the dxr gene encoding 1-deoxy-D-xylulose-5-phosphate reductoisomerase yields MQPHPTRSVVVLGSTGSIGTQALDVIARNPQRFRVAGLAAGGRRVDLLARQAAESGAEVVAVADTAAVPALREALAAHRSTARILAGPDGVAELAAWPCDVVLNGIDGALGLASTLAALEAGRTLALANKESLIMGGPLVKRLVKPGRLLPVDSEHSALAQCLWAEGPPGEGEWIGRSVRRLVVTASGGPFRGRSRAEMADVTPEQAMAHPTWSMGPVVTVNSATLVNKGLEVIEAHLLFDIEFDRITVMVHPQSVVHSMVEFMDGSVIAQASPPDMRLPIALALGWPERVPQAARPVDWTTAHTWTFEPLDDEAFPSVALARRVGMAGGTAPAVYNAANEVCVEAFRKGRLPFLGIVDTVAKVVDQHDPTPAESIEEILDADAWARARAAELVGR; encoded by the coding sequence GTGCAGCCACATCCAACGCGTTCGGTAGTCGTGCTCGGCTCGACCGGTTCGATCGGCACCCAGGCTCTAGACGTGATCGCGCGCAACCCGCAGCGGTTCCGCGTGGCGGGCCTCGCCGCGGGAGGCCGCCGGGTCGACCTGCTCGCCCGGCAGGCGGCGGAGTCCGGCGCGGAGGTGGTCGCGGTCGCCGACACCGCCGCCGTGCCCGCGCTGCGCGAGGCGCTGGCCGCCCACCGCTCCACCGCCCGGATCCTCGCCGGTCCCGACGGGGTGGCCGAACTCGCCGCCTGGCCGTGCGACGTGGTGCTCAACGGAATCGACGGCGCGCTCGGGCTGGCGTCCACGCTGGCCGCGCTGGAGGCCGGCCGTACGCTGGCACTGGCCAACAAGGAGTCGCTGATCATGGGCGGGCCGCTGGTCAAACGGCTCGTCAAACCCGGCCGCCTGCTGCCCGTCGACTCCGAGCACTCGGCGCTCGCCCAATGCCTGTGGGCCGAGGGGCCGCCCGGGGAGGGCGAGTGGATCGGCCGGTCGGTGCGCCGTCTCGTCGTCACCGCCAGCGGAGGGCCGTTCCGCGGCAGGAGCCGCGCCGAGATGGCCGACGTGACCCCCGAGCAGGCCATGGCCCATCCCACGTGGTCGATGGGACCGGTGGTCACGGTCAACTCCGCCACGCTCGTGAACAAGGGCCTGGAGGTCATCGAGGCCCACCTGCTGTTCGACATCGAGTTCGACCGGATCACGGTGATGGTGCACCCGCAGTCGGTGGTCCACTCCATGGTCGAGTTCATGGACGGCTCGGTGATCGCTCAGGCCAGCCCGCCCGACATGCGCCTGCCGATCGCGCTCGCCCTCGGCTGGCCCGAGCGGGTGCCGCAGGCGGCCCGCCCCGTCGACTGGACCACCGCCCACACCTGGACGTTCGAGCCGCTCGACGACGAGGCGTTCCCGTCCGTGGCCCTGGCCCGCCGGGTCGGCATGGCGGGCGGAACCGCCCCCGCCGTCTACAACGCCGCCAACGAGGTGTGCGTCGAGGCCTTCCGCAAGGGGCGTCTGCCGTTCCTCGGCATCGTGGACACCGTCGCCAAGGTGGTGGACCAGCACGATCCGACCCCCGCCGAGTCGATCGAGGAGATCCTGGACGCCGACGCCTGGGCCCGCGCCCGCGCCGCCGAGCTCGTCGGGCGCTGA